The following are encoded together in the Malaya genurostris strain Urasoe2022 chromosome 3, Malgen_1.1, whole genome shotgun sequence genome:
- the LOC131436037 gene encoding putative steroid dehydrogenase 4 isoform X1: MFDTGSVISEFLMLIGVYASLQYIFDNFYSPLEIIRNVLFGKREPFCERYGKWAVITGSSDGIGKEYAMNLARKGMNIMLISRTEAKLIQVSKEIKSKYSVQVKWIAIDFSSSSQIYEKIEQNLTGIEIGMLVNNVGMVHDHPLPLEKLSKQDIEQSITVNIFPLVMLTYMLVPQMKERCRGIVVNISSSSGHLPLPYLQMYSASKSFVNSFTLSLQQELRGTGVECQLVTPMFVNTSMTEKWQSMGFWKLLASNVKRYTRMAVWTIGKTDNTTGYWYQALQITLLRIPPRWMLTTLDGFLFRYLINRNKKQS, translated from the exons ATGTTTGATACAGGAAGTGTTATAAGTGAATTTTTAATGCTTATAGGTGTATATGCTTCTCTGCAGTATATATTTGATAACTTTTATTCTCCGTTGGAAATAATTCGGAATGTATTATTCGGAAAAAGAGAACCTTTTTGTGAACGATATGGAAAGTGGGCTG TTATTACAGGATCATCAGATGGCATTGGTAAAGAATATGCAATGAACCTTGCTAGGAAAGGAATGAATATAATGCTTATTTCGAGAACTGAAGCCAAACTAATTCAGGTTTCAAAGGAAATCAAGTCCAAGTATAGCGTCCAGGTAAAATGGATCGCTATTGATTTTTCTTCCAGTTCTCAAATTTACGAAAAAATCGAACAAAACCTCACAGGAATTGAGATTGGTATGCTAG TGAATAACGTTGGAATGGTACATGATCATCCGCTTCCATTGGAAAAACTATCGAAGCAAGATATTGAGCAATCTATCACAGTCAATATATTTCCTTTGGTCATGTTAACTTACATGCTTGTACCCCAAATGAAAGAACGTTGCCGAGGAATAGTGGTGAACATTAGCTCTTCTTCTGGGCACCTCCCATTACCTTACCTGCAAATGTACTCCGCATCGAAGTCATTCGTAAACAGTTTTACGTTGAGCTTACAGCAGGAATTACGAGGAACTGGGGTGGAGTGTCAGTTGGTGACACCGATGTTCGTTAATACAAGCATGACTGAAAAATGGCAGTCAATGGGATTTTGGAAGTTACTAGCTTCCAATGTTAAACGCTACACACGAATGGCAGTTTGGACGATTGGGAAAACCGACAACACAACCGGCTATTGGTATCAAGCATTGCAG ATTACTCTCCTGAGGATTCCGCCGCGATGGATGTTGACAACTTTGGATGGATTTTTGTTCCGATATTTAATTAATCGTAACAAAAAACAAAGCTGA
- the LOC131436037 gene encoding putative steroid dehydrogenase 4 isoform X2: MSVYASLQYIFDNFYSPLEIIRNVLFGKREPFCERYGKWAVITGSSDGIGKEYAMNLARKGMNIMLISRTEAKLIQVSKEIKSKYSVQVKWIAIDFSSSSQIYEKIEQNLTGIEIGMLVNNVGMVHDHPLPLEKLSKQDIEQSITVNIFPLVMLTYMLVPQMKERCRGIVVNISSSSGHLPLPYLQMYSASKSFVNSFTLSLQQELRGTGVECQLVTPMFVNTSMTEKWQSMGFWKLLASNVKRYTRMAVWTIGKTDNTTGYWYQALQITLLRIPPRWMLTTLDGFLFRYLINRNKKQS, translated from the exons ATGA GTGTATATGCTTCTCTGCAGTATATATTTGATAACTTTTATTCTCCGTTGGAAATAATTCGGAATGTATTATTCGGAAAAAGAGAACCTTTTTGTGAACGATATGGAAAGTGGGCTG TTATTACAGGATCATCAGATGGCATTGGTAAAGAATATGCAATGAACCTTGCTAGGAAAGGAATGAATATAATGCTTATTTCGAGAACTGAAGCCAAACTAATTCAGGTTTCAAAGGAAATCAAGTCCAAGTATAGCGTCCAGGTAAAATGGATCGCTATTGATTTTTCTTCCAGTTCTCAAATTTACGAAAAAATCGAACAAAACCTCACAGGAATTGAGATTGGTATGCTAG TGAATAACGTTGGAATGGTACATGATCATCCGCTTCCATTGGAAAAACTATCGAAGCAAGATATTGAGCAATCTATCACAGTCAATATATTTCCTTTGGTCATGTTAACTTACATGCTTGTACCCCAAATGAAAGAACGTTGCCGAGGAATAGTGGTGAACATTAGCTCTTCTTCTGGGCACCTCCCATTACCTTACCTGCAAATGTACTCCGCATCGAAGTCATTCGTAAACAGTTTTACGTTGAGCTTACAGCAGGAATTACGAGGAACTGGGGTGGAGTGTCAGTTGGTGACACCGATGTTCGTTAATACAAGCATGACTGAAAAATGGCAGTCAATGGGATTTTGGAAGTTACTAGCTTCCAATGTTAAACGCTACACACGAATGGCAGTTTGGACGATTGGGAAAACCGACAACACAACCGGCTATTGGTATCAAGCATTGCAG ATTACTCTCCTGAGGATTCCGCCGCGATGGATGTTGACAACTTTGGATGGATTTTTGTTCCGATATTTAATTAATCGTAACAAAAAACAAAGCTGA
- the LOC131436037 gene encoding very-long-chain 3-oxoacyl-CoA reductase-like isoform X3, giving the protein MNLARKGMNIMLISRTEAKLIQVSKEIKSKYSVQVKWIAIDFSSSSQIYEKIEQNLTGIEIGMLVNNVGMVHDHPLPLEKLSKQDIEQSITVNIFPLVMLTYMLVPQMKERCRGIVVNISSSSGHLPLPYLQMYSASKSFVNSFTLSLQQELRGTGVECQLVTPMFVNTSMTEKWQSMGFWKLLASNVKRYTRMAVWTIGKTDNTTGYWYQALQITLLRIPPRWMLTTLDGFLFRYLINRNKKQS; this is encoded by the exons ATGAACCTTGCTAGGAAAGGAATGAATATAATGCTTATTTCGAGAACTGAAGCCAAACTAATTCAGGTTTCAAAGGAAATCAAGTCCAAGTATAGCGTCCAGGTAAAATGGATCGCTATTGATTTTTCTTCCAGTTCTCAAATTTACGAAAAAATCGAACAAAACCTCACAGGAATTGAGATTGGTATGCTAG TGAATAACGTTGGAATGGTACATGATCATCCGCTTCCATTGGAAAAACTATCGAAGCAAGATATTGAGCAATCTATCACAGTCAATATATTTCCTTTGGTCATGTTAACTTACATGCTTGTACCCCAAATGAAAGAACGTTGCCGAGGAATAGTGGTGAACATTAGCTCTTCTTCTGGGCACCTCCCATTACCTTACCTGCAAATGTACTCCGCATCGAAGTCATTCGTAAACAGTTTTACGTTGAGCTTACAGCAGGAATTACGAGGAACTGGGGTGGAGTGTCAGTTGGTGACACCGATGTTCGTTAATACAAGCATGACTGAAAAATGGCAGTCAATGGGATTTTGGAAGTTACTAGCTTCCAATGTTAAACGCTACACACGAATGGCAGTTTGGACGATTGGGAAAACCGACAACACAACCGGCTATTGGTATCAAGCATTGCAG ATTACTCTCCTGAGGATTCCGCCGCGATGGATGTTGACAACTTTGGATGGATTTTTGTTCCGATATTTAATTAATCGTAACAAAAAACAAAGCTGA